The Geoalkalibacter subterraneus genome contains the following window.
CTCGCTATTGTGAATCTTTGAAGTTTTTTGACTTTCAAGATCATTATTACCTCACCATCGGGGTGATATCACCAATTTCGCGCTCTTTCAGCGCCGTGTAGAGACACAACGCTCCTTCCGGAATGAGGTGCCGATATTCGAACAGGATACCGTCGATCTGCTCAGGCATTGTCGGTAGCTCTGAGGCAAGATGGTCCGCCAGCTCTTCGAATAGCTGGAACCCCAATAAGCGAACATTGATCGCCGGCATGAACTCATGTGCACCGCCGTCTTCCTGCGCCATGCAGAACTGTTTAGGGATCGGGTGACGCGGGGCCAGACGATAGTCGTTTTTTGATAATTCTTTGAGGATGCGCAATCTCTCCCCTTCTGGGCCGCTGAGGTAGTAGGCTCGGCCCGCCAGTGAATAAACCATATCCGATCCTTCATCGACGTAGTACCAGAAGTTAAACGCGATCTCTGCCTCGTCCATCATTTGGTCTCCTTTCCGTCGAAGGAGTGTTTCGGTTCGTAGCGCTCGAATTCGCTGCCGATAAAATACATGCGACTGCCATCCTTGAACTCAAGCCGCGCCCTTTTGATCACATGCCTGAAGCCTTCCAGCCACGCCATTGCACAATCAAAATCTATGGGTGGGAAAAACTTTTGCGTTTTCTGGGCGGCGAAGCCGGGGCCGGCCCCGAAGCCTGCAAGGATAACTTTTCCCCTGGATACCTTCTTTCGAATTTCCGAAGGAACGGTTTTGATCATTTCCATTGGTGCCTCCTGTGAAGTGCGTTGAAATTATGAGAATTTCTCCTGCGGCGACTAAGTCAGGGCATCGAAATAAAATGATGCACTTGAGCATTTGCGGGGTGACTTGCGAGTGGTTTTCCAGACGGCCGGGTAAGGGCAGCTAAATTTTTTCGCCAACAGCCATTTAAGCGACAGCGCTTGTCGCCACGCTTGGGTAGGGTTTTCATGACGACTATTTGGACCCTGCTGAAAATGAAAAGGAGTTGTGAATGGCTGAAGCGCTTAAGCAAATCAATGATTTTGTCGAAGAGATTGATTCTTACGTCGGCCGACCAATGGCCAGAAGCCAGGAGGATGCGGCTTATCTACTGGACAACCCGGCAGAACATCTTCTGCGCAAATTCCACGCGACCCGAACTTTCCCCGAAGACATCAAAGCGAAAATACCTCAAGTTTGCGAAGCCTGGGAAAAGACTGAGGCACACCTTTTGGCCAGCCTGAAGATAAGTCGTGAGGAGTTGATCGGTTTTTTTGAAGATGCGCTCGAAAATCGCAATGGGGATTGGACGCTCCCTGAAAATCAATCCAACAAATGCTGGGACCTTCGGCTTTATGGCCTCGTCCGCAACATCGGTTGGCCGGAAGCTTTTACTTGCTCCATCCCGGCCGGTGCTCCGGAATGGGGCGGGCAGGCTCGAACTGCGGGACAGATGATGGCAGCCATTTTCGCTCTTGAGAAGATGGGCAGGCACACTGAGTACCCTTCCAGCGACATGGACCAAACGATGAAAAGACTCAAAGCTTATTACTCTTTCGCTGAAGGAACTCAAAAAGGAGGGGCGGCGTGATTGCAATGGACAACACCACCACCATCGAGGTCATAGAGCATTTTTTGCGCGATCAGCAAGGGTGGAGACCCTTCGGCGGCCTGTTCAAACGCCATCGCAATAATCCCCGGATTTATGCCCGTGCCGGCAAAAATATCGTACTAATTGGCCCCTACAAGGTCAAACCGGACATTTTGCTCGATCCCGCCCACGCACGACACTTGCAAGATGATTTTGAAGACTACCTGCACCAGGTCCAGCGAGAACTTCAGAACCACATCGCTGCGTTGCAACCCAAAGCTCTGACTCTTGTTTTTTCCCGCGGTGGTTCCCTGCAGGTCCCGCAATGGTTCCTGGATTGGTGCCAACAGATGGGGATCGTGGTTGTTTTCGCACCTGACCCGCAAGAGCACCCGGGGGAAGACAATGTCCTCGAATACATTTTGATGCTTCGGCGAATGCTGGAAGAGTTGGAATACTCGGAGCGCACCCTCAATCATGATTGGTTTTAAGGAGAATCTCGCAGTTCGGACTCGGGACTGAAATTCAAACACAAGATTGAGTCTTGAGCAGGTATGCGACGCCGATTGTCGTCACGATGAGGTAAAAAGAAGTTGTACGTTGGCTTGAATGCGAAAAGGAAAGGAGAAAAAATGAGCCAGGAAGAAGCGATGAGGTTTGAACTCTCTGCCGAGGAAACCCGTGCTTATCAACAATGGGTTTCAGAACGAGCCTCGAAAATGGCAGGGGAAGATGAAGCCGGCCTTGATGCGGTTACCATCTCATTCGTTCTAACACCCATGGGAACCGGAGTGATTGCCCACCTCAACCAATCCTGGGATGACAATTCTCCGCACATCGTGCTGAGGGAGATTTTTTGAATTTTTGAACATTGCGAAGGAGAAGTTCCCATTGTCCGAGTATTTCACCATGCCTGAGGGCTATCGCTGCCCCTTGTGTCCCACCCATGACGATGACGATTTTTGCTGGCACCATCTACTCAGCACCCCTATCTGCAGAGCCTGCTCCCACGAGATCATCAATCTTGTTTATGACGAAAAACGCATCGATGACAGCGCGCTGGATCAACTTGAAGCTGTGACCGGCCTGAGCTACGAAGAACTTCAGGTCGCGGTACTGATGCCTGAGATCCGTCATAAAGAGAAAATCCTCAAGTCACGAGATTATGCAGCCAAACACCATAATAGCCCCCAGCTGGATCTGGACGAATGGCTTGAGAAAGAGCGGCAGGAACTCGCCAGAACCAGACGGATGGTTGCCATTGCCAAAGCCAGAATCCGCGTCAGAAAAAAGGCTGAACAACGTTCAGAAAAGGAGATCCCATGATGGGAGCAAAACTCTGGAGGCATGAGTGGCTCGACCATTTCTCGATGAATTACTACCGTGATATGGAGGACGCTCGCTACGAAACCGAAGAACAAGCTGTGGCTGCCGCAAAAATCAAGCTGGCAAAGCAGAAGGAAGAAAAAGCGAGCCTTGGGATCGATAATGAACTCAATGACTGGCTCTATGTGGTTGGTCCAGATGGAGCGGGGTATCGCATTGACCCGTAACACTATTCTGAGATTGGAGGGGGAAATCTATGGCTTATGATCTGATCGGGGATATCCATGGATGCGCTGATGAACTGACCGCCCTGCTGGGTAAACTCGGCTACCGCAAAACCAATAACGCCTACCGTCACCCGGAGCGCCGTGTTGTGTTTCTCGGCGATTATATTGATCGAGGGAAGCAGAACAAGCAAACGCTTTCCATCGTTCGCTCCATGGTGGAGGCCGGCTCTGCAATCGCGATTGCCGGCAACCACGAATACAACGCCCTCTGCTATCACACGCGACACCCGCAAACGGGGCAATACCTTCGCCCGCACACCGATAAAAATATCCGGCAACACCAAAGCTTCCTCAATGAATTCAACCAGGATGACGATGGTCTAAAAAGTACCATCGAGTGGTTCTCTCAGCTTCCGCTCTATCTTGATCTGGGAGAGGTGAGGGTGGTCCATGCTTGCTGGCATCCCGAAAAGATTTCCGAACTTGAGACCCTGGGATTTACAAACTCTCTGAACGACGAGCTCCTGCTAGCCTCCTGCCGCAAGGACAGCCAGGAATACCGGATTATCGAAACCCTGCTCAAGGGA
Protein-coding sequences here:
- a CDS encoding metallophosphoesterase, which encodes MAYDLIGDIHGCADELTALLGKLGYRKTNNAYRHPERRVVFLGDYIDRGKQNKQTLSIVRSMVEAGSAIAIAGNHEYNALCYHTRHPQTGQYLRPHTDKNIRQHQSFLNEFNQDDDGLKSTIEWFSQLPLYLDLGEVRVVHACWHPEKISELETLGFTNSLNDELLLASCRKDSQEYRIIETLLKGTEVDLPSGSSFLDKDGHERREIRTKWWQSKADTYREAALLSESELSRIPDDPFPEDELIGYSYDAPAVFFGHYWLQGQPSVFNQNIACLDYSVGKPGGALCCYRWSGESQLSNENFVRVPRKN